One part of the uncultured Bacteroides sp. genome encodes these proteins:
- a CDS encoding glycosyltransferase family 4 protein → MKIVVIGTRGIPDIQGGVETHCQELYPRIVKLGCDVTVVRRSSYITPSNRISDFEGVKLHDIYAPRKKSIEAIIHTFLSVCYAKKEHADILHIHAVGPSLLVPFAKFLGLTVIMTHHGPDYERKKWGKLAKVVINYGESVGIKYANQVIVISEVINNIIKAKYKYNKANLIYNGVNIPIKSKKTDYLERLGLESGKYIFTLGRFVEEKGFDGLIKAFLNTNLVDYKLVIAGAADHEDEYSSKLKYLASENNVILTGFIKGEKLNQLFTNARLFVLPSFHEGLPISLLEAMSYNLDVLVSDIPANLEIKLDKNNYFNCGNWEDLRSKLLQKLNNQAISIQYNMEKYDWNHIAKQVYSIYQSTIKK, encoded by the coding sequence ATGAAAATAGTAGTTATTGGAACACGTGGTATACCTGATATTCAAGGTGGTGTAGAAACACATTGCCAAGAACTATATCCACGAATAGTAAAATTAGGTTGTGATGTTACTGTTGTAAGACGTTCATCATACATAACACCATCAAATCGTATTTCTGATTTTGAAGGAGTAAAGCTACATGATATTTATGCCCCAAGAAAAAAAAGCATAGAAGCTATAATACATACATTCTTATCCGTCTGCTATGCAAAAAAAGAGCATGCTGATATTCTTCACATTCACGCAGTTGGACCTTCTTTACTAGTTCCATTTGCTAAATTCCTTGGATTAACCGTTATTATGACTCATCATGGTCCTGATTATGAACGTAAAAAATGGGGGAAATTAGCGAAAGTAGTTATAAACTATGGTGAAAGCGTCGGTATTAAATATGCTAATCAAGTTATTGTTATATCTGAAGTAATCAATAATATTATTAAAGCTAAATATAAATATAACAAAGCAAATCTTATCTATAATGGGGTTAACATTCCTATCAAATCTAAGAAAACAGATTATTTGGAGAGACTTGGTCTTGAATCTGGTAAATACATATTTACCTTAGGGCGGTTTGTTGAAGAAAAAGGTTTTGATGGACTAATTAAAGCTTTTCTCAATACTAATTTAGTAGATTATAAATTAGTAATTGCAGGGGCTGCGGATCATGAAGACGAATATTCATCAAAGCTTAAATATCTTGCATCTGAAAACAATGTTATTCTTACTGGATTTATAAAAGGAGAAAAACTAAATCAGCTATTTACTAATGCTCGATTATTTGTCCTTCCATCTTTTCATGAAGGGCTGCCTATTTCATTACTCGAGGCTATGAGTTATAATTTAGATGTCTTAGTCAGTGATATTCCCGCGAATTTAGAAATAAAACTAGATAAAAACAATTACTTTAATTGCGGTAATTGGGAAGATTTAAGAAGTAAATTATTACAAAAACTTAATAATCAAGCTATATCAATACAATACAATATGGAAAAATATGATTGGAATCATATTGCAAAGCAAGTATATTCTATTTATCAATCAACAATAAAAAAATAG
- a CDS encoding radical SAM protein encodes MIDNKIPSPTDMCIITTYRCPMQCKMCDIWNNPTEKSKEITPEEIEMLPKVKFINITGGEPFIREDLEDIVEVAFRKSPRVVISTSGWFEDRVIKLAKRFPKVGIRISLEGLSCKNDELRGRIGSFDKGLRTLLILKEIGIKDIGFGCTVSNNNSEDMLSLYRLSKSLGMEFATAAFHNSYYFHKNDNVISNKNEVCNNFEKLIEMQLHENHPKSWFRAFFNMGLINYIEGNRRMLPCEAGIVNFFIDPYGEIYPCNGLEEKYWKQSMGNIRKVSSFDEIWQSIQAQEVRRKVIECPKNCWMVGTASPVMKKYIKHPLQWVIKNKCRSILGKQLCLDKKWYNVGQSPLQGDLNENRFE; translated from the coding sequence ATGATAGATAATAAAATCCCTTCTCCCACAGATATGTGCATTATTACAACTTATCGTTGCCCCATGCAATGTAAAATGTGTGATATATGGAATAATCCGACTGAAAAAAGTAAAGAAATTACTCCTGAAGAAATAGAAATGCTCCCAAAAGTTAAGTTTATTAATATAACAGGAGGTGAGCCGTTTATAAGAGAAGACTTGGAAGATATCGTAGAAGTTGCATTTCGTAAATCACCCAGAGTTGTCATTTCAACTTCCGGATGGTTCGAAGACCGAGTTATTAAACTAGCAAAGCGTTTTCCTAAAGTCGGAATTAGAATTAGTCTTGAGGGACTATCGTGTAAGAACGATGAATTACGTGGTCGTATTGGCAGTTTTGACAAAGGGTTAAGAACTTTGCTTATACTTAAAGAGATAGGAATTAAAGATATAGGGTTTGGATGTACTGTATCCAACAATAATTCAGAAGATATGCTTTCACTATATCGGCTATCAAAATCGTTGGGTATGGAATTTGCAACTGCTGCATTTCATAACTCATATTACTTTCATAAAAATGATAATGTAATTTCAAATAAAAACGAAGTATGCAACAATTTTGAAAAACTTATCGAAATGCAACTACATGAGAATCATCCCAAATCATGGTTTAGAGCATTTTTTAACATGGGATTGATTAATTATATAGAAGGTAACCGAAGAATGCTCCCATGTGAAGCAGGAATTGTTAACTTCTTTATTGACCCATACGGCGAAATTTATCCATGTAATGGATTGGAAGAAAAATACTGGAAACAAAGTATGGGAAATATACGAAAAGTAAGCTCTTTTGATGAGATATGGCAAAGTATCCAGGCTCAGGAAGTCCGTCGAAAGGTTATTGAATGCCCTAAGAACTGTTGGATGGTAGGAACAGCTTCCCCTGTTATGAAAAAATATATTAAGCATCCACTCCAATGGGTAATTAAAAACAAATGCCGGAGTATTTTAGGGAAACAATTATGTCTTGATAAAAAATGGTATAATGTTGGTCAATCACCATTACAAGGAGATTTAAATGAAAATAGATTCGAATGA
- a CDS encoding glycosyltransferase — translation MSRILIVNKFYYKRGGDCIYAINLAHLLEQQNHEVAIFAMNYPENIKSGWECYYPYQVNFSDRQFKGKTLAISRLMGFAGIKSSFLKLLENFKPDVVHLNNIHSYLSPIVAKFSHDRGIKVVWTLHDYKLICPTYSCLRNGKVCELCFSNPLPVLTQKCMKKSYIASFFAYIEAIRWNKNNIEPYIDTFICPSNFIANKMEQAGYNKNRISVLCNFIDFKKYSNIYKVKPKTREQAYCYIGRLSEEKGINQLLSVARSLPYKLYVAGKGPLKDSLEKKYSCNNIIFLGELTTDEIYNLLSTVQYSVMPSVWYENNPLSVIESLCMGTPVLGANIGGIPELINNENGLLFTPNDLNDLREKIVSLFNKCVFCNDKIQAISLNKFSSENYYNKLMEIYNDR, via the coding sequence ATGTCAAGAATATTAATAGTTAATAAATTCTACTACAAACGAGGAGGTGATTGTATTTATGCAATAAATCTAGCCCATTTGTTAGAACAACAAAATCATGAAGTTGCAATATTTGCTATGAATTATCCAGAAAATATTAAGTCAGGGTGGGAATGTTATTATCCATATCAAGTTAATTTTTCTGATAGGCAATTTAAAGGTAAAACACTTGCAATCTCTCGTTTAATGGGATTTGCAGGCATTAAAAGTTCTTTTTTAAAATTACTTGAAAACTTTAAACCGGATGTAGTACACCTTAATAATATTCATTCTTATCTTTCTCCTATCGTTGCCAAGTTTTCACATGATAGAGGAATTAAGGTTGTCTGGACTCTACATGATTATAAGCTTATATGCCCTACCTATTCATGTTTGCGTAATGGTAAAGTCTGCGAACTTTGTTTCTCTAATCCATTGCCAGTTCTTACTCAAAAATGTATGAAAAAAAGTTATATAGCTAGCTTCTTTGCATACATTGAAGCAATACGTTGGAATAAAAATAATATTGAACCTTATATCGATACTTTTATATGTCCTAGCAATTTTATTGCAAATAAAATGGAACAAGCAGGTTACAATAAAAATAGGATTAGTGTTTTATGTAATTTCATTGATTTTAAAAAGTATAGTAATATATATAAAGTAAAACCTAAAACTCGTGAACAAGCATATTGTTATATAGGTAGATTATCAGAAGAAAAAGGAATAAATCAATTATTGAGTGTTGCAAGATCTCTTCCATATAAACTTTATGTTGCAGGAAAAGGTCCTCTTAAAGATTCTTTAGAAAAGAAATATTCATGTAACAATATTATATTTTTAGGAGAATTAACTACTGATGAAATTTACAATCTTTTAAGTACCGTTCAATACTCTGTTATGCCATCTGTTTGGTATGAAAATAATCCTCTCAGTGTAATTGAATCCTTATGTATGGGAACTCCTGTCCTTGGAGCTAACATTGGTGGAATTCCTGAATTGATTAATAATGAGAATGGACTATTATTTACTCCTAATGATCTGAATGATTTGCGAGAAAAGATAGTATCTTTATTTAATAAATGTGTATTTTGCAATGATAAGATTCAAGCTATTTCATTAAACAAATTTTCATCAGAAAATTATTATAATAAATTAATGGAAATTTACAATGATAGATAA
- a CDS encoding glycosyltransferase has protein sequence MKILFLPNWHINYLNKDDPSIQDPDKYVNGEKYWFFKYFPDDTTVDIIDIKCNNPLHKIEIKTKFYIWQAFLAFFKLRKYDIVISHGAQSGIVLSFLRTVTFMQTPKHIIFDIGGMNGAKAKGLSTKLISFAMKSSPYIICHSKIILSNLKNIYPNLLPKALFIPFGVDVDYFKPQIKERKSNYVFSFGYSKRDYETLINAWKLIDTTCELRIAGIHSMQASEEISNINLIGKISISQLKEEIQNSLFVVIPLPKYNYSYGQMSFLQSMSLGKTVIVSSVPSSIDYIIDNEGAFLVEPYNVEDLKNKIEILLSNPKLLENSDLKARKFVLEHFNQLNMGIQIRNFIINIVNS, from the coding sequence ATGAAGATTTTATTTTTACCTAATTGGCATATAAATTATTTAAATAAGGATGATCCTTCTATTCAAGATCCAGACAAATATGTGAATGGTGAAAAATATTGGTTCTTTAAATATTTTCCTGATGATACAACTGTGGATATTATTGATATTAAATGTAATAATCCATTACATAAAATAGAAATTAAAACTAAATTCTATATTTGGCAAGCATTTCTTGCATTTTTTAAATTGCGTAAATATGATATTGTTATTTCACATGGCGCTCAAAGTGGTATTGTTTTATCATTTTTGCGTACAGTAACATTTATGCAAACCCCAAAACATATTATTTTTGATATAGGAGGAATGAATGGGGCTAAAGCTAAAGGACTTTCAACTAAACTAATATCTTTTGCAATGAAAAGTTCACCTTATATTATATGTCATTCCAAAATAATCTTATCAAATTTAAAGAATATATATCCCAACTTATTGCCTAAAGCATTATTTATTCCATTTGGAGTTGACGTAGATTACTTTAAACCACAGATCAAAGAAAGAAAAAGTAATTACGTATTTTCTTTTGGATATTCGAAAAGAGATTATGAAACGCTTATCAACGCGTGGAAACTAATAGATACAACATGTGAATTAAGAATTGCTGGTATTCATTCTATGCAAGCTTCTGAAGAAATTTCCAATATTAATTTAATTGGAAAAATTTCAATCTCACAACTAAAAGAAGAAATACAAAACTCTCTTTTTGTAGTAATTCCTTTACCAAAATATAACTATTCCTACGGGCAAATGAGTTTTTTACAATCAATGAGTTTGGGCAAAACTGTTATTGTCAGTTCTGTTCCCAGCTCTATTGATTACATTATAGATAATGAAGGTGCATTTCTAGTTGAACCTTATAATGTCGAAGATCTTAAAAATAAAATCGAGATACTATTATCTAATCCTAAACTATTAGAAAATAGTGACTTAAAAGCGAGGAAATTTGTTTTAGAACATTTCAATCAGCTCAACATGGGAATTCAAATTAGAAATTTTATTATAAATATTGTAAATTCATAA
- a CDS encoding polysaccharide biosynthesis C-terminal domain-containing protein, producing the protein MKNSRNKKFITDILIYGIGNLGSKMITFLLVPLYTYFIKPGEYGYYDLSLNIIFLMIPFVTLQLREGVFRFLLDSDSEKIRINIVTFTYKLLIQTTLAVLLIAFITSYFISIPYIGWIVFALIFMSFYEVQIQIVRGIGNNKYYVIAGIITASLTGIFSVLCIVFFNMGIAGIFCASILARIFSIWILESRLHLIKKYFYYNFKDKEVNFTLINYSLPLLPNVICWWLISSSNRFFISNYLGFEENGIYAVATKFSSILETFTIIIYQAWQETAIKQFKSSDKNSYFSKILNTYILVLAIMAISFVFILKMNYSWLVSPKYLQSIDYLYPLFISVIFYALAAFLDMGYQCSKQTIKTLPATIMTAILNVFLNFLFIQKYNIYGVILSSMISYMFLFIYRLFDTRKYFVIKISLKVIFPIFLLISGYFVYYEIESILIYLIYLSAILFLSYLYIENSIKEKIKNQCKIFLHRK; encoded by the coding sequence ATGAAGAACTCTAGAAATAAAAAATTTATTACCGATATATTAATTTACGGGATTGGTAACTTAGGATCAAAAATGATAACTTTCTTATTAGTTCCTCTATATACCTATTTTATTAAACCTGGAGAATATGGCTATTATGATTTGTCATTAAATATAATTTTTCTTATGATTCCCTTTGTAACTCTACAATTACGTGAAGGAGTTTTTCGTTTTTTACTTGATAGTGATTCTGAAAAAATTAGAATAAATATTGTTACTTTCACTTATAAGCTATTAATCCAAACTACCCTTGCCGTTTTATTAATTGCATTTATTACTTCATATTTTATATCAATACCATATATTGGATGGATTGTTTTTGCCTTAATATTTATGTCATTCTATGAAGTACAAATACAAATCGTAAGAGGAATTGGGAATAATAAATACTATGTAATTGCTGGAATTATAACAGCTTCTTTAACCGGTATTTTTAGTGTGCTGTGCATCGTGTTTTTTAATATGGGTATTGCAGGTATATTTTGTGCAAGTATTTTAGCTAGAATCTTTTCGATATGGATTTTAGAGTCAAGACTACATCTTATAAAAAAATATTTTTATTACAATTTTAAAGATAAAGAAGTTAATTTTACACTAATAAATTATTCATTACCATTATTACCAAACGTTATTTGTTGGTGGTTAATAAGTAGTTCAAACCGTTTTTTTATTAGCAACTACTTGGGTTTTGAAGAAAATGGGATTTATGCAGTAGCTACTAAGTTTTCATCAATATTAGAAACTTTCACAATTATTATATATCAAGCATGGCAAGAAACAGCTATTAAGCAATTTAAATCATCTGATAAAAATAGTTATTTCTCAAAGATCTTAAACACTTATATCTTAGTCCTAGCAATTATGGCTATATCTTTTGTTTTTATACTAAAAATGAATTATTCATGGCTAGTGTCTCCTAAATACTTACAAAGTATTGATTATTTATATCCTTTATTTATCTCTGTTATTTTTTATGCACTAGCAGCATTTTTAGATATGGGTTACCAATGTTCTAAACAAACAATAAAAACACTTCCTGCAACAATAATGACTGCTATTTTAAATGTATTTTTGAATTTTTTATTCATTCAAAAGTATAATATTTATGGTGTTATTTTATCTTCAATGATTTCATATATGTTTTTATTTATATATCGTTTATTTGATACTCGCAAATATTTTGTAATAAAAATATCATTAAAGGTTATATTCCCAATTTTTTTATTAATATCAGGATATTTTGTTTATTATGAAATAGAATCTATATTAATCTATCTCATATATTTATCTGCAATTTTATTTCTTAGTTATTTATATATAGAAAATTCGATAAAAGAGAAAATTAAAAATCAATGCAAAATTTTCTTGCATAGAAAATGA
- a CDS encoding GNVR domain-containing protein, whose amino-acid sequence MKYNNNPVQQDENIDIAKLFSRFYAYWKYFFSIGFICIIIAIFFVLVTPSQYKIKSSLQLIAENSGMTSELKMLKATALGSMFSASGVGVNANDEVLLIQSKVITGEMISKLGLQVDIKEKEGLKMISAYKKSPLELEFPTNFLDTLSKPISIKLSISNQKADIKMESALFEKRTIKNVSLPYIIQSGIGKIKISKTNSYQLEDDKDIEINVYPLNYIYELYLEKLVAAPADAGSDIIELSLKDENKERGTDILNTTMEIYNDYSKSVKVIKSAVNASFVKEKLALVTSELDSLEKKIEIYKKQNKIPELEAYGSVVYMGSEESDKKILDLQTQLKSINYVFNYIKNPNNQYAIVPNISYGDEALTSEYNKLMFERFRLLKSSEPSNPAIVLINDQLKEQRKVLIETINSAIKGLEITISELNKKNLSLNSKLNELPAQEKEFIEMKRAQKVKETLYLFLLQKLEEKEISNAPDEMASRIVDHAYCSFKPVFPKKIIVFAVAFFVSIILSIIIISIRLFFIKKTASKEDFDDNLSYPIWGKFTDYESFRILRNFVYSKDKQSQVFIITSSIEGEGKTYFASNLAKSLSMTDKKVALVNMDFTKQPDSSKDTKNEITLNKYISGNIDLDRILVNETPNLTIIQSEQSQQPQEDCGNLVYSSKMELLVNYLKTNYDYVIIDSASLSISSSAYDIAHLVDYTFFIIREEFTTKSKLKNINNIIKSGLLPNVCIVMNSNISK is encoded by the coding sequence ATGAAATATAATAATAATCCTGTTCAACAAGATGAAAATATTGATATTGCAAAACTATTTTCCAGGTTTTATGCATATTGGAAATATTTCTTCTCTATTGGATTCATTTGCATAATAATTGCCATATTTTTTGTACTTGTAACACCTTCCCAATACAAAATAAAATCTAGTTTACAACTGATTGCTGAAAATTCAGGAATGACTTCCGAGCTAAAAATGTTAAAGGCGACAGCTCTTGGTTCTATGTTTAGTGCTTCAGGAGTTGGTGTAAATGCGAATGATGAAGTACTTCTTATTCAGTCCAAGGTAATCACAGGTGAAATGATTTCCAAACTTGGTTTACAAGTTGATATCAAAGAAAAAGAAGGGCTTAAAATGATTTCTGCCTACAAAAAATCACCTTTAGAATTAGAATTCCCAACAAATTTCTTAGATACATTATCAAAACCTATTTCTATAAAACTTTCAATAAGTAATCAAAAAGCAGATATCAAAATGGAATCGGCTTTATTTGAAAAAAGGACTATAAAGAATGTTTCTTTACCATATATTATACAATCTGGAATAGGAAAAATAAAAATATCCAAAACCAATAGCTACCAGTTAGAAGATGATAAAGATATTGAAATTAATGTATATCCATTAAACTATATTTATGAATTGTATTTAGAAAAACTTGTGGCAGCTCCAGCTGATGCAGGATCTGATATTATAGAATTAAGTTTGAAAGATGAAAATAAGGAAAGAGGTACTGATATTCTAAATACTACGATGGAGATATATAATGATTACTCAAAATCAGTAAAAGTTATAAAATCAGCAGTAAACGCTTCATTTGTTAAAGAAAAGTTGGCCTTAGTTACATCGGAGCTTGACAGTCTTGAAAAAAAAATAGAAATATATAAAAAACAAAATAAAATTCCAGAATTAGAGGCTTATGGAAGTGTTGTATATATGGGATCCGAAGAATCGGATAAAAAAATCCTGGATCTGCAAACTCAGTTAAAATCAATAAACTATGTATTTAACTATATAAAGAATCCTAATAACCAATATGCAATTGTACCAAATATAAGCTACGGAGATGAAGCTCTGACTTCTGAATATAATAAATTAATGTTCGAACGATTTAGGTTATTAAAAAGCTCTGAGCCCTCTAATCCTGCAATAGTTCTAATTAATGATCAATTGAAAGAACAACGAAAAGTCCTTATTGAAACAATAAATTCAGCAATAAAAGGTCTTGAAATTACAATTTCAGAATTAAATAAAAAGAATTTGTCGCTTAATTCGAAACTAAATGAATTACCTGCGCAAGAAAAAGAATTCATTGAGATGAAAAGAGCGCAAAAGGTAAAAGAAACACTTTATCTTTTCCTTCTCCAAAAGCTTGAAGAAAAAGAGATTTCAAATGCTCCAGATGAAATGGCATCACGCATTGTTGATCATGCATATTGTTCTTTTAAGCCTGTCTTCCCTAAAAAAATTATAGTGTTTGCAGTCGCCTTTTTTGTATCAATTATACTTTCTATAATTATCATATCAATTCGACTATTTTTTATAAAGAAAACTGCTTCAAAAGAGGACTTTGATGATAATTTGTCATATCCAATTTGGGGAAAATTCACTGATTATGAATCGTTCAGAATACTAAGAAACTTTGTATATTCAAAAGATAAACAGAGCCAGGTTTTTATTATTACTTCAAGTATAGAAGGAGAAGGAAAAACATATTTTGCTTCAAATTTAGCAAAAAGTCTATCTATGACAGATAAAAAAGTTGCACTCGTAAATATGGATTTTACAAAGCAACCAGATTCCTCTAAAGATACTAAAAATGAAATTACTCTTAATAAGTATATCAGTGGTAATATAGATTTAGATAGAATATTAGTAAATGAAACACCCAATTTAACTATCATTCAATCAGAACAGTCTCAACAGCCTCAAGAAGATTGTGGAAATCTAGTGTACAGTTCCAAAATGGAATTGTTAGTAAACTATCTGAAGACTAATTACGACTATGTAATCATTGATAGTGCTTCATTGTCTATTTCATCGTCAGCATATGATATTGCCCATCTAGTAGATTATACATTCTTTATTATTCGTGAAGAATTTACGACAAAAAGCAAATTAAAGAATATAAATAATATAATAAAATCAGGACTATTACCTAATGTATGTATTGTTATGAATTCTAATATTTCAAAATAA
- a CDS encoding polysaccharide biosynthesis/export family protein: MKKKELVLLCAILSMYSCSTPQKISYFQDLQQIESKDYSVDMNSANYEVKILPSDLLSIIVTGKDPAAVAMFNLPVTSSTINPGETELSTTPVLQSYLVDVNGDIDFPTLGRIKVAGLSRRGISDLLKDKISKYAKDPIVNVQLLNFKVSVLGEVNNPGTKGTSNERMTIMDAISLSGDLSIYGNRENVLLVRENNGKKEFHRFNLTSTDIFKSPYFYLKQNDVIYVQPNQAKQNSSRIDSAKQFNLSVASTVTAAISVIASLCIALFLK; encoded by the coding sequence ATGAAAAAAAAGGAACTTGTCTTATTGTGTGCTATACTCTCAATGTATTCTTGTAGTACACCTCAAAAAATATCATATTTTCAAGATTTACAGCAAATTGAAAGTAAAGACTATTCAGTTGATATGAATAGTGCCAACTATGAAGTTAAAATACTTCCTTCTGATCTTCTTTCTATTATAGTAACAGGTAAAGATCCTGCTGCTGTTGCAATGTTTAATTTACCTGTAACATCATCTACAATAAATCCAGGCGAAACAGAACTATCAACAACGCCTGTATTACAATCATATTTAGTTGATGTAAATGGGGATATAGATTTTCCAACATTAGGCAGAATAAAAGTGGCTGGTTTATCTCGCCGGGGAATTAGCGATTTATTAAAAGATAAAATATCTAAATACGCTAAAGATCCTATTGTAAATGTGCAGTTACTTAACTTTAAAGTATCTGTCCTTGGCGAAGTTAATAATCCCGGAACTAAAGGTACATCAAATGAACGAATGACTATTATGGATGCAATCAGTCTAAGTGGCGACCTGAGTATCTATGGAAATAGAGAAAATGTGCTTCTAGTCCGTGAAAATAATGGCAAAAAAGAGTTTCATAGATTCAACCTTACTTCAACAGATATATTCAAATCACCCTATTTTTATCTGAAACAAAATGATGTAATTTATGTACAACCAAATCAAGCAAAACAGAACAGCTCAAGAATAGATTCAGCTAAACAATTTAATCTATCAGTAGCATCTACTGTTACAGCTGCCATTTCTGTAATAGCATCCTTATGTATTGCTTTATTTTTGAAATAG
- a CDS encoding SPOR domain-containing protein produces MIELLKHIETLLLENDCVIIPSFGGFVSHYTSARWIEEEGIFLPPTRSIGFNPQLKMNDGLLVQSYMTSYCTDFSDASKLINKAVDELINTLHVDGKVEMHGIGDMFFTIHGKLQFQPYEDGLLTPYLYGLSSFGIDKIDQVVKATDEKVVLETSNPKVYEIRVNRSFIRTAVAVAAAIIIFFLMSTPVENTYVEKGNYAQLIPSELLEPFDNSMKESIPAKKQVNNQKVQEEIKPKAIKEVVIPKSNIENKSNIAKPLAESINKNSCHIIIASVNNRADAQEIVDRLISKGYSKASIIEGKKWIRVSIMSLSNNDEANNKLLQLKKNKNFKDAWLLTDK; encoded by the coding sequence ATGATTGAATTGCTAAAGCATATAGAAACGTTACTATTAGAGAACGATTGTGTTATTATCCCGTCGTTTGGCGGATTCGTATCTCATTATACTTCAGCGAGATGGATAGAAGAAGAAGGTATATTCCTTCCTCCTACTCGTTCTATAGGTTTTAATCCTCAGCTTAAAATGAATGATGGATTATTGGTTCAATCGTATATGACATCATATTGTACTGACTTTTCTGATGCTTCTAAACTTATTAATAAAGCTGTTGATGAGCTTATTAATACTTTACATGTTGATGGAAAAGTAGAAATGCACGGAATTGGAGATATGTTTTTTACAATTCATGGTAAACTTCAATTTCAACCTTATGAAGATGGATTGCTTACACCTTATTTATATGGATTAAGTTCTTTCGGAATAGATAAGATAGATCAAGTTGTAAAAGCAACAGATGAAAAGGTAGTGCTTGAAACTTCCAATCCAAAAGTTTATGAGATTAGAGTTAATCGTTCATTTATTCGTACGGCTGTTGCTGTCGCTGCGGCAATCATAATTTTCTTTTTAATGTCTACTCCGGTTGAAAATACTTATGTAGAAAAAGGTAATTATGCACAATTAATTCCATCTGAGTTGTTAGAACCATTTGATAACAGCATGAAAGAAAGTATTCCTGCAAAAAAGCAAGTGAACAATCAGAAAGTACAGGAAGAGATAAAGCCAAAAGCAATAAAGGAAGTTGTTATTCCTAAAAGTAACATAGAGAATAAAAGTAATATTGCTAAACCTTTAGCTGAATCTATAAATAAGAATTCTTGCCACATAATTATTGCAAGCGTAAATAATCGTGCTGATGCTCAAGAAATTGTAGATAGATTAATATCAAAAGGTTATTCTAAAGCGAGTATTATCGAAGGTAAAAAATGGATTAGAGTAAGCATAATGTCATTATCCAATAATGATGAAGCTAACAACAAACTACTTCAATTAAAGAAAAATAAAAACTTTAAGGATGCTTGGTTGCTGACTGATAAGTAA
- a CDS encoding FHA domain-containing protein → MKRILCPKCENYLTFDETKYTEGQSLVFVCEHCGKQFSIRIGKTKLKSKNRNEETLDQESDKSTFGSIAVIENVFGFKQILPLSLGDNVIGRRCVGTKINTPIETGDMSMDRQHCVINVRRNKKDELIYTLRDFPSVTGTFHMNEILGDKDRVVLKDGAIITIGATTFILRCTEG, encoded by the coding sequence ATGAAAAGAATATTGTGTCCAAAGTGTGAGAATTATCTTACATTTGACGAAACAAAGTATACCGAAGGACAATCTTTGGTATTTGTTTGTGAACATTGCGGAAAGCAGTTTAGCATCCGTATTGGTAAAACTAAACTAAAGTCAAAGAATAGAAACGAGGAAACTTTAGATCAAGAAAGTGATAAAAGTACTTTTGGAAGTATTGCTGTTATTGAAAATGTTTTTGGCTTTAAACAAATACTTCCACTTTCTCTCGGAGATAATGTTATTGGACGCAGATGTGTTGGAACGAAAATCAATACTCCTATCGAGACCGGTGACATGAGTATGGATCGCCAACATTGTGTAATAAATGTCAGACGAAATAAAAAAGATGAATTGATTTATACTCTGAGAGATTTCCCAAGTGTGACTGGCACTTTTCATATGAATGAAATTTTAGGAGATAAAGATCGGGTAGTTTTAAAAGATGGTGCAATTATCACAATTGGTGCAACCACATTTATACTCCGTTGCACTGAAGGCTAA